In the Silene latifolia isolate original U9 population chromosome 1, ASM4854445v1, whole genome shotgun sequence genome, TTGTTAACAggtgccaaaaaaaaaaaaaaaaaaaaaacatttatttgTTAACAGGTTTCAATCCTGGTCAGGTCATAAATACTCTCAAACCGCTCAATGACTTCACCAACTAAAACAGTTGACATCACCGTGTAAGTAGGGTTTTATGTTTCTCCTTGTGGACGGTGGCGGGTGGGGATCTAAATTTAAAGTTCTAAAAGGTTTGATCTTTTGGTTTTGGTCGGGGCATTTGTTTCAAATTTCTTACTTTTGCTATCAAGTTGTTGATAGAAAAAACCTCTTGCTCAAAAGATGATAATCATTCACTAATCATTAATTAAATCATTATATCCTAATTGCTTTGGATATTGCTTTAAGCAGAACCCGAAATTTTGTTTAAGTGATCGTTTGGTTGCCCATCAAGTCTCTGTGTCTTATAAACATTAAAAAGCGAACTTTCAGGCATCGAGTTGAGGCTTCAGGGATCAAAGCTCAATGGACATAAATGCATAATCATGTCAGTATATACCTGAACTAAAAGACAGTGTCTCCCGAGTCCCGGGTATGTTTTTGTCTTGAGTTGATAGCTAAACTGCTGAAAATGTATTGATCTAATTGTGGTGAAGAAGCCAAAACCTGCAAGAAAGGAAATTTGACTGTACATACTAACATCGACTTGTTAGGTAATGTCGTCGGTCTAATGAGTGCACGCATTTCAGATTATCAGCAACATGAAATCATTTAGTGGTTCTCATGACCTGCATCAAAAGTGTTATTAAAAGGAAAAGTACGAGTCTAGAAAGTCTTCGAAGGCAAGGCCAGTTATGGATCTTACAGAAATGTTACTGCAGCAAAATAAAAGAGTTTCACTTGTTTTTGCGCACCAGCATGGACAGGTGATGCAGATACATGCCAGACACAATGACGGAATGATGAGCTTAAGCAATACAGCTTCAAAGAGTCGAAAGTTCACTGGAATCATTAAAGAACCGATAGAGAAGTATTCTGCACGCTGAAAGAATTTCCACAGAGTAAAAGGCAGAATCTGATGCACGCCATTCACCCAAGTTATTCATGCCCAAATTCCGCAGGTAAGAATGTGTGTCATGAAAGTGAAGTGTTGTTCTACTCGTACTTAAAATGCACATCAAGATGATTGTACTTACGCAGTAACCGAATCATAGCAGAAGTTAAATCCGCTAATAGTTGATATTGTTCAGGCGTTTCGGCATTAGAAACCACCCCGTGAATGTTCAACTTCTTCAGGTTAGGGCATTTTTCAAGGAAACGTTCCAGAAATGGACAGAATTGGTCATGAATCTCGGTCCATCCAACTTCTAGGACAACTAAATTTTGCAATTGATAAGAGCCCTCCTCAATAAAATGAAGGCGATTCTCACTCTCGTCGCATAtaaatgaaaattttgttaaataGGGAAAGCTTTTGGCAATGGCTTCCAATTCCAAATATACAACCTCGTCCATATAAGCATGAGGCCGAAGACGTAGAACTTTCAAATTAGAAGATCTAGAGATCATCGGGTAGAATTTGAGCCACGCAGAGTTGCTGACGTCAACAATCTCAAGATTTACTTCACCCAAATCAAGATTACTAACACCATACTCAAGAACATAATTCTTATGTTCAAAATGCTTCAAACTCCCCTTTCCGAGGAAGTTAAATTGCCCAATGTAACAATATATCAaatgcaactcttcaagagagtCAGCCTCTAAAATGAACTTATCCAGTGTCATTTCGTCGAGATATATAGCCTTTAATGATGAGGTGCTCAACTCTAAAGTTACTTGATCATCTAACGCCATGATATCCACTGAAAACAGGGATAAAGTCTCGATCTTTGGGCATGCAGTTAAGAGAAGGTTCAAATCTACCGATGAAATGCTTAGATGATTCAAGGAAAGGGAAGTGAGACAGGGAAGCAGATGGTACTTAGGCTCTACACCCATGATGGTATTGTAAAAAACAACCAACTTCTCCAACTTTTGTCTTCCATAAATATCGAGAAGGTTAATATCAGCGTTAGTCTTTACACGGATACACAAGTTCTTTAGAGTTTCCCTGACATAAAAAAGCCAAGCAGTCACGGTAGAAGCACGATAAGGAGAAAGCACTTCATAATCATCCATTGTAATTGACAGTTCCTGTAAGCCATTAGTTTGGAAAATTGTTTTTGTAATAAAGTTCCCAATTTCGTTTTCCGTTTTAAAATAAGCAGGCGAATCATCGAAGTGAAATTTGAGAGAACGGAGATAATAGCGAAATGCGATTCTCCATTTCCGACATGTGCTAGAGGCACGCACCACGTCATTAGCAGCCTCAAGGCGTGAGAGTATGTTCCCAACCACTTCCACTGGAAGATTGTCCATGCTACAATCTATATCCACCATCAAATCCAACCCTAAAGACCGACAAGGCGACAACAGTAGACATTAAGGGGTTACTTCTTAAATCATAAATTAAATTTAACAAAAGTTTAGAATTTATATCCAACCCAAAAGCCATTAATCGTATCACAGTCTAATACTTTCAGCAAAACTATATAAGTAACACTGCATCATCCTCAATATACAGCGGAACCAGGATTTGACGCCAGCGCGAAAGATTACAGTTGAGGCGAAGTACTAATTAAGTCATTAACAATATCACAGTCTAATACTTTCAGCAAAATTATAAAAGTAACAGTGCATCATCCTCAATATCACAAATACAGCGGAACCAGGATTTGACGCTAGGGGGCAAAAAATTTCAACAGGGCAAAGTACTAATGTAATAAAGTAAACAAGAAAAAAGATTGAAAATTTCTACTAAAAACTTCAATTTATTTCAATTGTTCAAGGGGCGACCACCACTGCTAGCCCCCGCCTAATTTCGCCACTAAACCCATTAACCCAAATTACCAATATAAGTCACATTAGAGTATTAGACCAATTATGCTCTTCTAAACACATAAAGATCAAAACTTTAGCAACTATACTTATACCAATCATAAATCACAAATATGAACAAGTAGTATtacaaagattaacaataatctGAAGAAAGTATGATCATTTAATTGTAAAAATGCACCACAGAGAGTGTAAAATCTGTTAAAGAAATGCAAATGAGAAAATTGAAACGTACCCAGTTGAGTATAGTGCAAGAAGAGATTACCCAGAAAAGGATACAGTCCAACAACGTTGAAATTATTAGAAAATTGAGGTTAAAATAGGAGTTCCATTGAAATTGATGGATTATTAGAAGATTGGATTTAATGGGTTCGGTTCGGGTCCCATCTTAGTTAGGACGGAACAAAACCGGTTATCGCTCCGGTTTTGCAAACCGGTTCGGTAACCGGTTTTAAAATTTGGCTTTTTTCCTAAACCGAATCCGCTATGGATTAATCCGGTTAACCGGTTTTTTCTGAATTTAAAAACCGAATTCGAAAACCGGTTTATCCGCTCCGGTTTTCATAACCGGTTTCAAGAAAGATGCACAATAAAATGCATAGAAACACATAGAAAAACTAGGTTACCGGTTTAAAAAGAGGTTTCCGGTTTTGAATTTACGTTAATTTTGACTTTTTAGTTTCTAAAAAGGATACACCGGTCCCCGGTTTTGAATTTTCTACAGCCGAATCCGCTCCGTTTT is a window encoding:
- the LOC141614420 gene encoding F-box/LRR-repeat protein At1g67190-like; the encoded protein is MVDIDCSMDNLPVEVVGNILSRLEAANDVVRASSTCRKWRIAFRYYLRSLKFHFDDSPAYFKTENEIGNFITKTIFQTNGLQELSITMDDYEVLSPYRASTVTAWLFYVRETLKNLCIRVKTNADINLLDIYGRQKLEKLVVFYNTIMGVEPKYHLLPCLTSLSLNHLSISSVDLNLLLTACPKIETLSLFSVDIMALDDQVTLELSTSSLKAIYLDEMTLDKFILEADSLEELHLIYCYIGQFNFLGKGSLKHFEHKNYVLEYGVSNLDLGEVNLEIVDVSNSAWLKFYPMISRSSNLKVLRLRPHAYMDEVVYLELEAIAKSFPYLTKFSFICDESENRLHFIEEGSYQLQNLVVLEVGWTEIHDQFCPFLERFLEKCPNLKKLNIHGVVSNAETPEQYQLLADLTSAMIRLLRKYNHLDVHFKYE